A window of Corvus hawaiiensis isolate bCorHaw1 chromosome 17, bCorHaw1.pri.cur, whole genome shotgun sequence contains these coding sequences:
- the OGFR gene encoding opioid growth factor receptor isoform X2, which produces MAAWFTSRAEEDEAEDEANLWTYDSTWEGEEDDEEDGGGEPEGAAAEEPENAGEQPGQGRAGGCRHSQPGWFSLHLKRLMSFFSTEDQGSNSSLLSWGSFQCSGRRNWTAARDLQRYRNHYPDLKEPENEEEEEMWNLSFYKNEIAFVPHGVFIETLLSSWWDKYEMLEENHSYIQWLFPLREHGMNWRARPLTCQEIQAFRKSKEVMDRFIRAYKLMLGFYGIHLVNEETGELKRAENWRERFENLNRFSHNNLRITRILKCLGEMGYEDYQVHLVKFFLTETLVEGTLPNVKRSALDYFLFTVRSKEKRRELVHYAWQHFRPPGSFVWGPHDKLRKYRPRSAKPQLHQRPEDKQDTPCQKCGDSVGKDQNQSPEVEQKAGDAAELQPEMSDEHVKEKISKCVLKGGDDEEEKEASFAQLEEKDLKSEAEEVQGTAENDCTKESKKRKLSANMADAKGDGSLKNSADIENISHNLGECAIDAEIPPSGPESQAEEDQEALKEDDSSTKEPAAPEATDAAVKRRKVDKRTLRNKPVNLAINLSMGSSASGAKANPSAANSEGGKENVSEKNTAVEVPSEKGGGGSGDADGGTVRPPAASRLPRTGCTAPVKDGWKSSGDQDSAGGDQHHCNSKLLGGKSELDGVGQQEKAENAGEKGQAEDTDQKQAPESHEQSMTPTCPEENSAEVPEEKAEGSENAAEPGGEEGAAE; this is translated from the exons ATGGCGGCCTGGTTCACCTCCAGGGCGGAGGAGGACGAGGCGGAGGACGAGGCGAACCTCTGGACGTACGACTCCacctgggagggggaggaggacgacgaggaggaTGGCGGCGGCGAGCCGGAGGGAGCGGCGGCGGAGGAGCCGGAGAATGCGGGGGAGCAgccggggcagggccgggcggggggcTGCCGGCACAGCCAG CCTGGATGGTTTTCTTTACACCTGAAGCGTCTAATGTCTTTCTTTAGTACTGAG GATCAAGGCTCAAATTCCTCACTGCTGTCTTGGGGGAGTTTTCAG TGCAGTGGGAGGCGCAACTGGACTGCGGCGAGAGACCTGCAGAGATACAGAAACCATTACCCA GATTTGAAAGAACCAGaaaatgaggaggaagaagagatgTGGAACTTAAGCTTTTATAAAAATGAGATCGCTTTTGTGCCCCACG gTGTGTTTATTGAAACTCTGCTTTCATCTTGGTGGGACAAGTATGAAATGCTGGAAGAAAACCATTCTTACATACAGTG gcTGTTCCCTTTACGTGAACACGGGATGAACTGGCGTGCCAGGCCACTCACCTGTCAAGAAATCCAG GCCTTTAGGAAGTCCAAGGAAGTTATGGACAGGTTTATCCGTGCTTACAAGCTCATGCTGGGATTTTATGGAATACATCTGGTCAACGAAGAAACTGGAGAACTTAAGAGAGCAGAGAATTGGCGTGAACGATTTGAAAACTTGAACAG GTTCAGCCACAACAATTTGAGGATTACTCGCATCCTGAAGTGCCTGGGGGAGATGGGATATGAAGACTATCAAGTGCACTTGGTGAagtttttcctcacagaaactCTTGTTGAGGGGACATTACCAAATGTCAAGAGAAGTGCCTTGGATTACTTCCTGTTCACTgtcagaagcaaagagaagaggagagaaCTCGTCCACTATGCTTGGCAACACTTCAGACCTCCGGGCAGCTTCGTGTGGGGGCCTCACGACAAACTCCGGAAGTACAGACCCCGCTCTGCCAAGCCACAGCTGCACCAAAGGCCTGAGGATAAACAGGACACTCCATGTCAAAAATGTGGTGATTCTGTGGGGAAGGATCAGAACCAGTCTCCAGAGGTGGAACAGAAAGCTGGAGATGCTGCAGAGTTGCAGCCTGAAATGAGTGATGAGCATGTAAAGGAGAAGATAAGCAAATGTGTTCTGAAGGGAGGAGATgatgaagaggagaaagaggctTCATTTgcccagctggaggagaaggatttAAAAAGTGAAGCTGAAGAAGTGCAGGGTACAGCAGAGAATGATTGCACAAAGGAGAGCAAGAAGAGAAAACTGAGTGCAAATATGGCAGATGCTAAAGGGGATGGATCGCTGAAAAACTCTGCTGATATTGAAAACATTTCCCATAATCTGGGAGAGTGTGCAATTGATGCAGAGATCCCCCCCTCAGGCCCGGAATCCCAGGCAGAAGAGGACCAGGAAGCACTGAAGGAAGATGATTCAAGCACCAAAGAGCCGGCAGCGCCAGAGGCCACGGATGCAGCTGTGAAACGCAGGAAGGTTGATAAAAGAACATTGAGAAACAAACCAGTCAACTTGGCCATAAACCTGAGCATGGGGTCCTCGGCCTCTGGTGCCAAGGCAAATCCATCTGCAGCTAACAGTGAgggtggaaaagaaaatgtcagtgaGAAAAATACAGCTGTGGAAGTGCCAAGTGAGAAAGGCGGTGGTGGTAGTGGTGatgcagatggtgggactgtgagACCCCCGGCTGCttccaggctccccaggacTGGCTGCACTGCTCCAGTCAAGGATGGCTGGAAGTCGAGTGGAGATCAAGACTCGGCAGGGGGTGATCAGCACCACTGCAACAGCAAACTCCTGGGGGGTAAAAGTGAGCTAGATGGGGTaggacagcaggaaaaggcagaaaatgcagGTGAAAAAGGGCAAGCAGAAGACACAGACCAGAAGCAAGCTCCAGAGAGTCATGAGCAGAGCATGACACCCACTTGTCCTGAAGAAAACAGTGCTGAGGTCccagaagaaaaagctgaaggCTCTGAGAATGCAGCAGAGCCTGgtggagaggagggagcagcagagtgA
- the OGFR gene encoding opioid growth factor receptor isoform X3, which produces MAAWFTSRAEEDEAEDEANLWTYDSTWEGEEDDEEDGGGEPEGAAAEEPENAGEQPGQGRAGGCRHSQDQGSNSSLLSWGSFQCSGRRNWTAARDLQRYRNHYPDLKEPENEEEEEMWNLSFYKNEIAFVPHGVFIETLLSSWWDKYEMLEENHSYIQWLFPLREHGMNWRARPLTCQEIQAFRKSKEVMDRFIRAYKLMLGFYGIHLVNEETGELKRAENWRERFENLNRFSHNNLRITRILKCLGEMGYEDYQVHLVKFFLTETLVEGTLPNVKRSALDYFLFTVRSKEKRRELVHYAWQHFRPPGSFVWGPHDKLRKYRPRSAKPQLHQRPEDKQDTPCQKCGDSVGKDQNQSPEVEQKAGDAAELQPEMSDEHVKEKISKCVLKGGDDEEEKEASFAQLEEKDLKSEAEEVQGTAENDCTKESKKRKLSANMADAKGDGSLKNSADIENISHNLGECAIDAEIPPSGPESQAEEDQEALKEDDSSTKEPAAPEATDAAVKRRKVDKRTLRNKPVNLAINLSMGSSASGAKANPSAANSEGGKENVSEKNTAVEVPSEKGGGGSGDADGGTVRPPAASRLPRTGCTAPVKDGWKSSGDQDSAGGDQHHCNSKLLGGKSELDGVGQQEKAENAGEKGQAEDTDQKQAPESHEQSMTPTCPEENSAEVPEEKAEGSENAAEPGGEEGAAE; this is translated from the exons ATGGCGGCCTGGTTCACCTCCAGGGCGGAGGAGGACGAGGCGGAGGACGAGGCGAACCTCTGGACGTACGACTCCacctgggagggggaggaggacgacgaggaggaTGGCGGCGGCGAGCCGGAGGGAGCGGCGGCGGAGGAGCCGGAGAATGCGGGGGAGCAgccggggcagggccgggcggggggcTGCCGGCACAGCCAG GATCAAGGCTCAAATTCCTCACTGCTGTCTTGGGGGAGTTTTCAG TGCAGTGGGAGGCGCAACTGGACTGCGGCGAGAGACCTGCAGAGATACAGAAACCATTACCCA GATTTGAAAGAACCAGaaaatgaggaggaagaagagatgTGGAACTTAAGCTTTTATAAAAATGAGATCGCTTTTGTGCCCCACG gTGTGTTTATTGAAACTCTGCTTTCATCTTGGTGGGACAAGTATGAAATGCTGGAAGAAAACCATTCTTACATACAGTG gcTGTTCCCTTTACGTGAACACGGGATGAACTGGCGTGCCAGGCCACTCACCTGTCAAGAAATCCAG GCCTTTAGGAAGTCCAAGGAAGTTATGGACAGGTTTATCCGTGCTTACAAGCTCATGCTGGGATTTTATGGAATACATCTGGTCAACGAAGAAACTGGAGAACTTAAGAGAGCAGAGAATTGGCGTGAACGATTTGAAAACTTGAACAG GTTCAGCCACAACAATTTGAGGATTACTCGCATCCTGAAGTGCCTGGGGGAGATGGGATATGAAGACTATCAAGTGCACTTGGTGAagtttttcctcacagaaactCTTGTTGAGGGGACATTACCAAATGTCAAGAGAAGTGCCTTGGATTACTTCCTGTTCACTgtcagaagcaaagagaagaggagagaaCTCGTCCACTATGCTTGGCAACACTTCAGACCTCCGGGCAGCTTCGTGTGGGGGCCTCACGACAAACTCCGGAAGTACAGACCCCGCTCTGCCAAGCCACAGCTGCACCAAAGGCCTGAGGATAAACAGGACACTCCATGTCAAAAATGTGGTGATTCTGTGGGGAAGGATCAGAACCAGTCTCCAGAGGTGGAACAGAAAGCTGGAGATGCTGCAGAGTTGCAGCCTGAAATGAGTGATGAGCATGTAAAGGAGAAGATAAGCAAATGTGTTCTGAAGGGAGGAGATgatgaagaggagaaagaggctTCATTTgcccagctggaggagaaggatttAAAAAGTGAAGCTGAAGAAGTGCAGGGTACAGCAGAGAATGATTGCACAAAGGAGAGCAAGAAGAGAAAACTGAGTGCAAATATGGCAGATGCTAAAGGGGATGGATCGCTGAAAAACTCTGCTGATATTGAAAACATTTCCCATAATCTGGGAGAGTGTGCAATTGATGCAGAGATCCCCCCCTCAGGCCCGGAATCCCAGGCAGAAGAGGACCAGGAAGCACTGAAGGAAGATGATTCAAGCACCAAAGAGCCGGCAGCGCCAGAGGCCACGGATGCAGCTGTGAAACGCAGGAAGGTTGATAAAAGAACATTGAGAAACAAACCAGTCAACTTGGCCATAAACCTGAGCATGGGGTCCTCGGCCTCTGGTGCCAAGGCAAATCCATCTGCAGCTAACAGTGAgggtggaaaagaaaatgtcagtgaGAAAAATACAGCTGTGGAAGTGCCAAGTGAGAAAGGCGGTGGTGGTAGTGGTGatgcagatggtgggactgtgagACCCCCGGCTGCttccaggctccccaggacTGGCTGCACTGCTCCAGTCAAGGATGGCTGGAAGTCGAGTGGAGATCAAGACTCGGCAGGGGGTGATCAGCACCACTGCAACAGCAAACTCCTGGGGGGTAAAAGTGAGCTAGATGGGGTaggacagcaggaaaaggcagaaaatgcagGTGAAAAAGGGCAAGCAGAAGACACAGACCAGAAGCAAGCTCCAGAGAGTCATGAGCAGAGCATGACACCCACTTGTCCTGAAGAAAACAGTGCTGAGGTCccagaagaaaaagctgaaggCTCTGAGAATGCAGCAGAGCCTGgtggagaggagggagcagcagagtgA
- the LOC125334883 gene encoding MRG/MORF4L-binding protein, translated as MSEAEGGSAAAVEKPPLPAAGPGAAAAVAAAVAAAAAAAGPEPGAPAEEAAVVWSPEVEVCLFHAMLGHKPVGVNRHFHMICIRDKFSQNIGRQISSKVIWDHLSTMYDMQALHESEILPFPNIEKNFALPDEMIQEVREGKVMMEEEVKEEILKEEMETHAGPEEVFAPSGSLGKTTEKPSSKEKEKTSSDPGSKEGSDKRKRNRVTEKVLNANSNPSSPSAAKRRRT; from the exons aTGAGCGAGGCGGAGGGCGGCTCGGCCGCCGCCGTGGAGAagccgccgctgcccgcggccGGGCCTGGGGCGGCCGCGGCGGTCGCTGCCGCTGTTGcagccgcggcggcggcggccggccCGGAGCCCGGCGCGCCGGCGGAGGAGGCGGCGGTGGTGTGGAGCCCGGAGGTGGAGGTCTGCCTATTCCACGCCATGCTGGGCCACAAACCCGTAG GTGTGAATCGCCATTTCCACATGATTTGTATCCGGGATAAATTCAGCCAGAATATCGGACGGCAGATCTCATCTAAAGTGATCTGGGACCATCTGAGCACCATGTATGATATGCAGGCTCTT caTGAATCTGAGATTCTTCCATTCCCTAATATAGAGAAGAATTTTGCTCTTCCTGACGAAATGATTCAAGAAGTGAGAGAAG GAAAAGTAATGATGGAAGAAGAAGTGaaagaggaaattttaaaagaagagatGGAAACGCATGCAGGTCCTGAAGAAG TTTTTGCACCCTCTGGAAGTTTaggaaaaacaactgaaaagccaagcagcaaagagaaagagaaaacttcATCAGATCCTGGATCCAAAGAAGGGTCTGATAAGAGGAAGCGCAACAGAGTCACCGAGAAGGTTCTAAATGCCAACAGCAACCCCTCGAGTCCCAGCGCCGCCAAACGACGCAGGACGTAG
- the OGFR gene encoding opioid growth factor receptor isoform X1, translating into MAAWFTSRAEEDEAEDEANLWTYDSTWEGEEDDEEDGGGEPEGAAAEEPENAGEQPGQGRAGGCRHSQVCFVCGTCLFTAADGRWIGHYGIDFLAFKFVPGWFSLHLKRLMSFFSTEDQGSNSSLLSWGSFQCSGRRNWTAARDLQRYRNHYPDLKEPENEEEEEMWNLSFYKNEIAFVPHGVFIETLLSSWWDKYEMLEENHSYIQWLFPLREHGMNWRARPLTCQEIQAFRKSKEVMDRFIRAYKLMLGFYGIHLVNEETGELKRAENWRERFENLNRFSHNNLRITRILKCLGEMGYEDYQVHLVKFFLTETLVEGTLPNVKRSALDYFLFTVRSKEKRRELVHYAWQHFRPPGSFVWGPHDKLRKYRPRSAKPQLHQRPEDKQDTPCQKCGDSVGKDQNQSPEVEQKAGDAAELQPEMSDEHVKEKISKCVLKGGDDEEEKEASFAQLEEKDLKSEAEEVQGTAENDCTKESKKRKLSANMADAKGDGSLKNSADIENISHNLGECAIDAEIPPSGPESQAEEDQEALKEDDSSTKEPAAPEATDAAVKRRKVDKRTLRNKPVNLAINLSMGSSASGAKANPSAANSEGGKENVSEKNTAVEVPSEKGGGGSGDADGGTVRPPAASRLPRTGCTAPVKDGWKSSGDQDSAGGDQHHCNSKLLGGKSELDGVGQQEKAENAGEKGQAEDTDQKQAPESHEQSMTPTCPEENSAEVPEEKAEGSENAAEPGGEEGAAE; encoded by the exons ATGGCGGCCTGGTTCACCTCCAGGGCGGAGGAGGACGAGGCGGAGGACGAGGCGAACCTCTGGACGTACGACTCCacctgggagggggaggaggacgacgaggaggaTGGCGGCGGCGAGCCGGAGGGAGCGGCGGCGGAGGAGCCGGAGAATGCGGGGGAGCAgccggggcagggccgggcggggggcTGCCGGCACAGCCAG GTCTGCTTTGTGTGTGGCACCTGCCTGTTCACCGCTGCTGATGGCCGCTGGATTGGACATTATGGCAttgattttcttgcttttaagtTTGTG CCTGGATGGTTTTCTTTACACCTGAAGCGTCTAATGTCTTTCTTTAGTACTGAG GATCAAGGCTCAAATTCCTCACTGCTGTCTTGGGGGAGTTTTCAG TGCAGTGGGAGGCGCAACTGGACTGCGGCGAGAGACCTGCAGAGATACAGAAACCATTACCCA GATTTGAAAGAACCAGaaaatgaggaggaagaagagatgTGGAACTTAAGCTTTTATAAAAATGAGATCGCTTTTGTGCCCCACG gTGTGTTTATTGAAACTCTGCTTTCATCTTGGTGGGACAAGTATGAAATGCTGGAAGAAAACCATTCTTACATACAGTG gcTGTTCCCTTTACGTGAACACGGGATGAACTGGCGTGCCAGGCCACTCACCTGTCAAGAAATCCAG GCCTTTAGGAAGTCCAAGGAAGTTATGGACAGGTTTATCCGTGCTTACAAGCTCATGCTGGGATTTTATGGAATACATCTGGTCAACGAAGAAACTGGAGAACTTAAGAGAGCAGAGAATTGGCGTGAACGATTTGAAAACTTGAACAG GTTCAGCCACAACAATTTGAGGATTACTCGCATCCTGAAGTGCCTGGGGGAGATGGGATATGAAGACTATCAAGTGCACTTGGTGAagtttttcctcacagaaactCTTGTTGAGGGGACATTACCAAATGTCAAGAGAAGTGCCTTGGATTACTTCCTGTTCACTgtcagaagcaaagagaagaggagagaaCTCGTCCACTATGCTTGGCAACACTTCAGACCTCCGGGCAGCTTCGTGTGGGGGCCTCACGACAAACTCCGGAAGTACAGACCCCGCTCTGCCAAGCCACAGCTGCACCAAAGGCCTGAGGATAAACAGGACACTCCATGTCAAAAATGTGGTGATTCTGTGGGGAAGGATCAGAACCAGTCTCCAGAGGTGGAACAGAAAGCTGGAGATGCTGCAGAGTTGCAGCCTGAAATGAGTGATGAGCATGTAAAGGAGAAGATAAGCAAATGTGTTCTGAAGGGAGGAGATgatgaagaggagaaagaggctTCATTTgcccagctggaggagaaggatttAAAAAGTGAAGCTGAAGAAGTGCAGGGTACAGCAGAGAATGATTGCACAAAGGAGAGCAAGAAGAGAAAACTGAGTGCAAATATGGCAGATGCTAAAGGGGATGGATCGCTGAAAAACTCTGCTGATATTGAAAACATTTCCCATAATCTGGGAGAGTGTGCAATTGATGCAGAGATCCCCCCCTCAGGCCCGGAATCCCAGGCAGAAGAGGACCAGGAAGCACTGAAGGAAGATGATTCAAGCACCAAAGAGCCGGCAGCGCCAGAGGCCACGGATGCAGCTGTGAAACGCAGGAAGGTTGATAAAAGAACATTGAGAAACAAACCAGTCAACTTGGCCATAAACCTGAGCATGGGGTCCTCGGCCTCTGGTGCCAAGGCAAATCCATCTGCAGCTAACAGTGAgggtggaaaagaaaatgtcagtgaGAAAAATACAGCTGTGGAAGTGCCAAGTGAGAAAGGCGGTGGTGGTAGTGGTGatgcagatggtgggactgtgagACCCCCGGCTGCttccaggctccccaggacTGGCTGCACTGCTCCAGTCAAGGATGGCTGGAAGTCGAGTGGAGATCAAGACTCGGCAGGGGGTGATCAGCACCACTGCAACAGCAAACTCCTGGGGGGTAAAAGTGAGCTAGATGGGGTaggacagcaggaaaaggcagaaaatgcagGTGAAAAAGGGCAAGCAGAAGACACAGACCAGAAGCAAGCTCCAGAGAGTCATGAGCAGAGCATGACACCCACTTGTCCTGAAGAAAACAGTGCTGAGGTCccagaagaaaaagctgaaggCTCTGAGAATGCAGCAGAGCCTGgtggagaggagggagcagcagagtgA